A genomic segment from Thermodesulfobacteriota bacterium encodes:
- a CDS encoding acyltransferase: MKKLHLRLQHLYVNHFLRPQFESLGPQFNFMQPWHVELFGPGIHLGNHATVIATSDNKVRFSVWSESEDTKGIFVGDACLICPGVRISAARKITIGDGTMLASGVYLSDADWHDLYNRVSMGVAAPITLGKNVWVCDNAMICKGVTIGDNSVIGARAVVIDDVPENVIVAGNPARIVKQLDLEKELVTRTEWFRREYRQIYYGFDALDRHVLKDNTILGYLRHRLFPGKGV; encoded by the coding sequence TTGAAAAAACTTCATTTGCGGCTGCAGCACCTGTATGTGAATCATTTTCTGCGCCCGCAGTTTGAATCCCTCGGTCCGCAATTCAATTTCATGCAACCCTGGCATGTGGAGCTGTTCGGTCCCGGCATTCATCTCGGCAACCATGCCACGGTCATCGCCACTTCCGACAATAAAGTCCGGTTTTCGGTATGGTCGGAAAGCGAGGACACCAAAGGCATATTCGTTGGCGATGCCTGTCTTATCTGCCCGGGAGTGAGGATCAGCGCCGCCAGGAAAATAACCATCGGAGACGGGACCATGCTGGCCAGCGGCGTATATCTGAGCGACGCGGACTGGCATGATCTCTACAACCGGGTCAGCATGGGTGTTGCCGCTCCCATTACCCTGGGGAAGAATGTCTGGGTCTGTGACAACGCCATGATATGCAAAGGCGTGACGATCGGCGATAACAGCGTCATCGGCGCCCGGGCCGTTGTCATTGATGACGTTCCGGAGAATGTGATTGTTGCCGGCAATCCGGCCAGGATCGTCAAGCAGCTGGATCTGGAAAAAGAGTTGGTCACCCGCACGGAGTGGTTCCGGAGAGAATATCGGCAGATATATTACGGGTTTGATGCTCTAGACCGCCATGTCCTTAAGGACAATACGATTCTCGGCTATTTGCGGCACCGGCTTTTCCCCGGAAAAGGGGTTTAG